The following coding sequences are from one Archocentrus centrarchus isolate MPI-CPG fArcCen1 chromosome 4, fArcCen1, whole genome shotgun sequence window:
- the ankmy1 gene encoding ankyrin repeat and MYND domain-containing protein 1 isoform X1 — MSCCCTQVGSSYIQTENAPVKMLSTTCTGAAAGRGGAQPVTTPESDTQGNGRGGARFGKEICEGLGVQEWPDGSRYEGEFVNGFKHGKGRYSWANGEYYEGSFYKDYRHGDGLYCWPTGHKFSGKFYLNRKEGYGQQVFPDGATFQGLYHADQRFGPGVLKHPDGRQDVGLWLRERLLRLCTPLEEGFSLKNFPEYAACVDPSVTENSLTQPQFLSSGLQKQTRTDSEVDADRDLLPDETFILPPGMESYSTDGDHLPLPPGRRRELDRHFYGELWEPDTHPHQGYERDPLSTLPLQARMQAHIQKHRLQAENVSWDVEAILSMNREGFGPKGPLEVSSELLIHHSSKGDLRTVSQILQTGLVHPDVADSHGHTALIAATVNCHNDVIHLLLDMGADIDKLNCEGVSPLAVCHVLYYPFRSLHMTQAEPPVKTQQVLRSPSGNGSPISEVDLSVDTSLINNLSDQRVEKLAEYISLHSSESSSDSELISEQCLGLDEPDIPANTEHLQEEERKEKGDDRHSEEMGRVRSNGSQRQTESRCDQRGECGESEVEGTEREFKGGKRKDEHGELVKSEELRKDYLEEEREEDEENVEDTEGEEERGSEDVSDVERSVQVLDGHIELGTVQWKEARAKGKDRDMTLKQPFESACSLSSYNIQVTDEVMQRSAEALSRTGISRHCDTQETVRKMAAMKIEHRARLDTLKLLLDRGADPNAARVPMPVLFLAIMAADTEAVRKLLLCGARTDIHLPPEKKGLYPLHVAAALPGPAGPRITELLLHAITDPDVQACDQDEIYEPDRIFMKAAEMLNTSQHLKEGGRTALHVACQRESDYRNASKVVTILLSHRASTDLLWSGHSPLSLAIASGNDMAVEQLLNGGADPNIPLGWRVGSALCALANINYHLVGDKIKLLDTLAKAGADILMPVTVCDVVGTAVDYAHYSFKQDSYIANTPFHALSIREREIFKARRKLLSTMEDLLRQAAVQRGTGGISSNKPLPSSKSLQEETGDLRKAVLKFCYHCSRSASVSLTPCGRCHKVFYCSRTCKLNSWEERHKKECVRVSASAGCSQKSAALKPQRSTRPLSAILKSKTTPRPSTVKFKSERELKLLSTTEKDLESNVKLKENYSYN; from the exons ATGAGTTGCTGCTGCACTCAGGTGGGCTCGAGTTATATTCAGACAGAAAACGCCCCGGTTAAAATGCTGTCGACTACCTGCACAGGTGCAGCGGCGGGTCGAGGAGGTGCGCAGCCGGTTACCACACCGGAGTCAGACACACAAGGCAACGGCCGCGGAGGTGCTCGGTTCGGGAAGGAGATATGTGAAGGGCTCGGTGTTCAGGAGTGGCCCGACGGCTCCAGGTATGAGGGAGAGTTTGTGAACGGCTTCAAACACGGCAAAGGACGGTACAGCTGGGCAAACGGAGAG tACTATGAGGGCTCTTTCTACAAAGACTACAGGCATGGAGATGGACTGTACTGCTGGCCCACAGGCCACAAGTTCAGTGGCAAGTTCTACCTCAACAGAAAGGAAGGATATGGTCAGCAAGTGTTTCCTGATGGAGCCACCTTTCAG GGCTTGTACCATGCTGACCAGAGGTTTGGTCCAGGTGTGCTCAAACATCCAGATGGGCGACAGGATGTGGGCCTGTGGCTCAGGGAGCGCCTGCTAAGGCTCTGTACCCCTTTGGAAGAGGGATTTAGCCTGAAGAACTTTCCTGAATATGCTGCCTGTGTGGATCCATCAGTCACTGAAAATTCCTTGACTCAG CCTCAGTTTCTCTCTAGTGGTCTACAGAAACAAACGAGGACAGACTCTGAG GTGGACGCAGACAGAGATCTGCTGCCAGATGAAACTTTCATCCTTCCGCCCGGCATGGAGAGTTACTCGACAGATGGCGACCACTTGCCGCTCCCCCCTGGCCGAAGAAGAGAGTTGGACCGACATTTTTATGGCGAGCTGTGGGAGCCAGACACGCATCCACACCAAGGCTATGAGAGGGACCCTCTGTCCACACTGCCATTACAGGCCCGCATGCAGGCTCACATACAGAAACACAG GCTGCAGGCTGAAAATGTGAGCTGGGACGTGGAGGCCATTCTCTCTATGAATAGGGAGGGTTTTGGTCCTAAAGGGCCTTTAGAAGTCAGTTCAGAACTGCTGATCCATCACTCCTCCAAAGGAGACCTGCGCACTGTATCACAGATCCTCCAGACTGGTTTGGTCCACCCTGATGTAGCAGATTCCCATGGACACACTGCTCTGATTGCTGCTACA GTAAACTGCCATAATGATGTGATCCATCTGTTGTTGGATATGGGTGCTGATATTGACAAGCTGAACTGTGAAGGCGTGTCTCCCCTGGCTGTGTGTCACGTCCTCTACTATCCTTTTCGGTCTCTGCACATGACTCAGGCTGAACCACCTGTCAAAACTCAA CAGGTTTTGAGGTCTCCAAGTGGAAACGGTTCCCCGATTAGCGAAGTCGACCTCAGTGTGGACACATCGTTAATTAACAACCTCTCTGACCA GAGAGTAGAAAAACTAGCAGAATACATTTCACTTCACAGCAGTGAATCATCCAGTGACAGTGAACTAATCTCCGAGCAGTGCCTCGGCCTGGATGAACCCGATATTCCTGCAAACACTGAACACctacaggaggaggagagaaaagagaaaggagacGACAGACACTCTGAGGAGATGGGAAGAGTGAGGAGCAATGGGAGTCAAAGGCAGACAGAGAGCAGATGTGATCAGAGAGGGGAATGTGGAGAAAGTGAGGTGGAAGGTACAGAAAGAGAATTTAAAGGGGGGAAAAGGAAAGACGAACATGGTGAGCTAGTCAAGAGCGAAGAGTTAAGAAAAGATTACctggaagaggagagggaggaggatgaggaaaaTGTGGAAGATACAGAGggggaagaggagagaggaagtgaGGACGTGTCTGATGTAGAGCGCTCGGTTCAAGTGCTGGATGGCCACATTGAACTGGGCACTGTGCAGTGGAAGGAAGCTCGAGCTAAG GGCAAAGACAGAGATATGACCCTGAAACAGCCCTTTGAGTCTGCCTGTTCACTCAGCAGCTACAACATCCAAGTCACAGACGAAGTGATGCAGCGCTCAGCTGAAGCTCTGAGTCGCACGGGGATCTCTCGGCACTGTGACACGCAGGAGACCGTACGCAAAATGGCTGCCATGAAAATAGA GCACCGAGCTCGTTTGGACACCCTCAAACTGTTATTGGACCGTGGAGCTGATCCCAATGCAGCCAGGGTCCCCATGCCTGTCCTGTTTTTAGCCATTATGGCAGCTGACACCGAGGCTGTGCGgaaactgctgctgtgtggaGCTCGCACTGATATCCACCTTCCACCAGAG AAGAAAGGCCTGTATCCCCTGCATGTAGCTGCAGCACTGCCAGGTCCAGCAGGTCCCAGaatcacagagctgctgctgcacgcCATCACCGACCCAGACGTACAGGCGTGCGACCAGGACGAGATCTATGAACCagacagg ATTTTCATGAAGGCAGCTGAAATGCTGAACACCAGCCAACATCTCAAAGAAGGAGGCCGAACCGCCCTGCATGTGGCCTGCCAAAGAGAAAGTGACTACAGG AATGCCAGTAAAGTGGTCACCATCTTGCTCTCCCACAGAGCCAGCACAGACCTCCTCTGGAGTGGCCACTCACCTCTCTCCTTAGCTATAGCAAGTGGCAATGATATG GCGGTGGAGCAGCTGTTAAATGGAGGTGCGGATCCCAACATACCCCTGGGCTGGAGGGTGGGCAGCGCGCTTTGTGCCCTCGCCAACATCAACTACCATTTAGTTGGCGACAAAATTAAGCTG tTGGACACATTAGCTAAAGCTGGTGCTGACATCTTGATGCCAGTGACAGTGTGCGACGTTGTGGGAACTGCAGTCGATTATGCACACTACTCCTTCAAACAG GATTCATATATTGCTAACACGCCTTTCCATGCTCTGAGCATTCGGGAGAGAGAAATATTCAAAGCACGGCGAAAACTGCTGAGCACAATGGAAGATCTGCTGAGGCAGGCTGCTGTTCAGAGGGGAACTG GAGGCATTTCCTCTAACAAACCCCTTCCCAGTAGCAAAAGCCTACAAGAGGAAACAGGAGACCTCAg GAAAGCCGTGTTAAAGTTCTGCTATCACTGCAGTCGCTCTGCGTCCGTCAGTCTGACCCCGTGTGGGCGCTGCCACAAGGTCTTCTACTGCTCCAGGACCTGCAAACTCAACTCTTGGGAAGAAAGACACAAGAAAGAGTGTGTCAGGGTGTCAG CATCCGCTGGCTGCAGCCAGAAGAGTGCTGCGTTGAAACCACAAAGAAGCACCAGGCCCTTGTCTGCTATCTTGAAATCCAAGACAACCCCCAGACCCTCGACCGTCAAGTTCAAATCCGAAAGAGAACTAAAGCTCTTGAGCACGACAGAGAAAGACTTGGAGAGCAACGTCAAGCTGAAAGAAAACTACAGCTACAACTGA
- the ankmy1 gene encoding ankyrin repeat and MYND domain-containing protein 1 isoform X3: protein MSCCCTQVGSSYIQTENAPVKMLSTTCTGAAAGRGGAQPVTTPESDTQGNGRGGARFGKEICEGLGVQEWPDGSRYEGEFVNGFKHGKGRYSWANGEYYEGSFYKDYRHGDGLYCWPTGHKFSGKFYLNRKEGYGQQVFPDGATFQGLYHADQRFGPGVLKHPDGRQDVGLWLRERLLRLCTPLEEGFSLKNFPEYAACVDPSVTENSLTQPQFLSSGLQKQTRTDSEVDADRDLLPDETFILPPGMESYSTDGDHLPLPPGRRRELDRHFYGELWEPDTHPHQGYERDPLSTLPLQARMQAHIQKHRLQAENVSWDVEAILSMNREGFGPKGPLEVSSELLIHHSSKGDLRTVSQILQTGLVHPDVADSHGHTALIAATVNCHNDVIHLLLDMGADIDKLNCEGVSPLAVCHVLYYPFRSLHMTQAEPPVKTQQVLRSPSGNGSPISEVDLSVDTSLINNLSDHSESSSDSELISEQCLGLDEPDIPANTEHLQEEERKEKGDDRHSEEMGRVRSNGSQRQTESRCDQRGECGESEVEGTEREFKGGKRKDEHGELVKSEELRKDYLEEEREEDEENVEDTEGEEERGSEDVSDVERSVQVLDGHIELGTVQWKEARAKGKDRDMTLKQPFESACSLSSYNIQVTDEVMQRSAEALSRTGISRHCDTQETVRKMAAMKIEHRARLDTLKLLLDRGADPNAARVPMPVLFLAIMAADTEAVRKLLLCGARTDIHLPPEKKGLYPLHVAAALPGPAGPRITELLLHAITDPDVQACDQDEIYEPDRIFMKAAEMLNTSQHLKEGGRTALHVACQRESDYRNASKVVTILLSHRASTDLLWSGHSPLSLAIASGNDMAVEQLLNGGADPNIPLGWRVGSALCALANINYHLVGDKIKLLDTLAKAGADILMPVTVCDVVGTAVDYAHYSFKQDSYIANTPFHALSIREREIFKARRKLLSTMEDLLRQAAVQRGTGGISSNKPLPSSKSLQEETGDLRKAVLKFCYHCSRSASVSLTPCGRCHKVFYCSRTCKLNSWEERHKKECVRVSASAGCSQKSAALKPQRSTRPLSAILKSKTTPRPSTVKFKSERELKLLSTTEKDLESNVKLKENYSYN, encoded by the exons ATGAGTTGCTGCTGCACTCAGGTGGGCTCGAGTTATATTCAGACAGAAAACGCCCCGGTTAAAATGCTGTCGACTACCTGCACAGGTGCAGCGGCGGGTCGAGGAGGTGCGCAGCCGGTTACCACACCGGAGTCAGACACACAAGGCAACGGCCGCGGAGGTGCTCGGTTCGGGAAGGAGATATGTGAAGGGCTCGGTGTTCAGGAGTGGCCCGACGGCTCCAGGTATGAGGGAGAGTTTGTGAACGGCTTCAAACACGGCAAAGGACGGTACAGCTGGGCAAACGGAGAG tACTATGAGGGCTCTTTCTACAAAGACTACAGGCATGGAGATGGACTGTACTGCTGGCCCACAGGCCACAAGTTCAGTGGCAAGTTCTACCTCAACAGAAAGGAAGGATATGGTCAGCAAGTGTTTCCTGATGGAGCCACCTTTCAG GGCTTGTACCATGCTGACCAGAGGTTTGGTCCAGGTGTGCTCAAACATCCAGATGGGCGACAGGATGTGGGCCTGTGGCTCAGGGAGCGCCTGCTAAGGCTCTGTACCCCTTTGGAAGAGGGATTTAGCCTGAAGAACTTTCCTGAATATGCTGCCTGTGTGGATCCATCAGTCACTGAAAATTCCTTGACTCAG CCTCAGTTTCTCTCTAGTGGTCTACAGAAACAAACGAGGACAGACTCTGAG GTGGACGCAGACAGAGATCTGCTGCCAGATGAAACTTTCATCCTTCCGCCCGGCATGGAGAGTTACTCGACAGATGGCGACCACTTGCCGCTCCCCCCTGGCCGAAGAAGAGAGTTGGACCGACATTTTTATGGCGAGCTGTGGGAGCCAGACACGCATCCACACCAAGGCTATGAGAGGGACCCTCTGTCCACACTGCCATTACAGGCCCGCATGCAGGCTCACATACAGAAACACAG GCTGCAGGCTGAAAATGTGAGCTGGGACGTGGAGGCCATTCTCTCTATGAATAGGGAGGGTTTTGGTCCTAAAGGGCCTTTAGAAGTCAGTTCAGAACTGCTGATCCATCACTCCTCCAAAGGAGACCTGCGCACTGTATCACAGATCCTCCAGACTGGTTTGGTCCACCCTGATGTAGCAGATTCCCATGGACACACTGCTCTGATTGCTGCTACA GTAAACTGCCATAATGATGTGATCCATCTGTTGTTGGATATGGGTGCTGATATTGACAAGCTGAACTGTGAAGGCGTGTCTCCCCTGGCTGTGTGTCACGTCCTCTACTATCCTTTTCGGTCTCTGCACATGACTCAGGCTGAACCACCTGTCAAAACTCAA CAGGTTTTGAGGTCTCCAAGTGGAAACGGTTCCCCGATTAGCGAAGTCGACCTCAGTGTGGACACATCGTTAATTAACAACCTCTCTGACCA CAGTGAATCATCCAGTGACAGTGAACTAATCTCCGAGCAGTGCCTCGGCCTGGATGAACCCGATATTCCTGCAAACACTGAACACctacaggaggaggagagaaaagagaaaggagacGACAGACACTCTGAGGAGATGGGAAGAGTGAGGAGCAATGGGAGTCAAAGGCAGACAGAGAGCAGATGTGATCAGAGAGGGGAATGTGGAGAAAGTGAGGTGGAAGGTACAGAAAGAGAATTTAAAGGGGGGAAAAGGAAAGACGAACATGGTGAGCTAGTCAAGAGCGAAGAGTTAAGAAAAGATTACctggaagaggagagggaggaggatgaggaaaaTGTGGAAGATACAGAGggggaagaggagagaggaagtgaGGACGTGTCTGATGTAGAGCGCTCGGTTCAAGTGCTGGATGGCCACATTGAACTGGGCACTGTGCAGTGGAAGGAAGCTCGAGCTAAG GGCAAAGACAGAGATATGACCCTGAAACAGCCCTTTGAGTCTGCCTGTTCACTCAGCAGCTACAACATCCAAGTCACAGACGAAGTGATGCAGCGCTCAGCTGAAGCTCTGAGTCGCACGGGGATCTCTCGGCACTGTGACACGCAGGAGACCGTACGCAAAATGGCTGCCATGAAAATAGA GCACCGAGCTCGTTTGGACACCCTCAAACTGTTATTGGACCGTGGAGCTGATCCCAATGCAGCCAGGGTCCCCATGCCTGTCCTGTTTTTAGCCATTATGGCAGCTGACACCGAGGCTGTGCGgaaactgctgctgtgtggaGCTCGCACTGATATCCACCTTCCACCAGAG AAGAAAGGCCTGTATCCCCTGCATGTAGCTGCAGCACTGCCAGGTCCAGCAGGTCCCAGaatcacagagctgctgctgcacgcCATCACCGACCCAGACGTACAGGCGTGCGACCAGGACGAGATCTATGAACCagacagg ATTTTCATGAAGGCAGCTGAAATGCTGAACACCAGCCAACATCTCAAAGAAGGAGGCCGAACCGCCCTGCATGTGGCCTGCCAAAGAGAAAGTGACTACAGG AATGCCAGTAAAGTGGTCACCATCTTGCTCTCCCACAGAGCCAGCACAGACCTCCTCTGGAGTGGCCACTCACCTCTCTCCTTAGCTATAGCAAGTGGCAATGATATG GCGGTGGAGCAGCTGTTAAATGGAGGTGCGGATCCCAACATACCCCTGGGCTGGAGGGTGGGCAGCGCGCTTTGTGCCCTCGCCAACATCAACTACCATTTAGTTGGCGACAAAATTAAGCTG tTGGACACATTAGCTAAAGCTGGTGCTGACATCTTGATGCCAGTGACAGTGTGCGACGTTGTGGGAACTGCAGTCGATTATGCACACTACTCCTTCAAACAG GATTCATATATTGCTAACACGCCTTTCCATGCTCTGAGCATTCGGGAGAGAGAAATATTCAAAGCACGGCGAAAACTGCTGAGCACAATGGAAGATCTGCTGAGGCAGGCTGCTGTTCAGAGGGGAACTG GAGGCATTTCCTCTAACAAACCCCTTCCCAGTAGCAAAAGCCTACAAGAGGAAACAGGAGACCTCAg GAAAGCCGTGTTAAAGTTCTGCTATCACTGCAGTCGCTCTGCGTCCGTCAGTCTGACCCCGTGTGGGCGCTGCCACAAGGTCTTCTACTGCTCCAGGACCTGCAAACTCAACTCTTGGGAAGAAAGACACAAGAAAGAGTGTGTCAGGGTGTCAG CATCCGCTGGCTGCAGCCAGAAGAGTGCTGCGTTGAAACCACAAAGAAGCACCAGGCCCTTGTCTGCTATCTTGAAATCCAAGACAACCCCCAGACCCTCGACCGTCAAGTTCAAATCCGAAAGAGAACTAAAGCTCTTGAGCACGACAGAGAAAGACTTGGAGAGCAACGTCAAGCTGAAAGAAAACTACAGCTACAACTGA
- the ankmy1 gene encoding ankyrin repeat and MYND domain-containing protein 1 isoform X2 yields MSCCCTQVGSSYIQTENAPVKMLSTTCTGAAAGRGGAQPVTTPESDTQGNGRGGARFGKEICEGLGVQEWPDGSRYEGEFVNGFKHGKGRYSWANGEYYEGSFYKDYRHGDGLYCWPTGHKFSGKFYLNRKEGYGQQVFPDGATFQGLYHADQRFGPGVLKHPDGRQDVGLWLRERLLRLCTPLEEGFSLKNFPEYAACVDPSVTENSLTQPQFLSSGLQKQTRTDSEVDADRDLLPDETFILPPGMESYSTDGDHLPLPPGRRRELDRHFYGELWEPDTHPHQGYERDPLSTLPLQARMQAHIQKHRLQAENVSWDVEAILSMNREGFGPKGPLEVSSELLIHHSSKGDLRTVSQILQTGLVHPDVADSHGHTALIAATVNCHNDVIHLLLDMGADIDKLNCEGVSPLAVCHVLYYPFRSLHMTQAEPPVKTQVLRSPSGNGSPISEVDLSVDTSLINNLSDQRVEKLAEYISLHSSESSSDSELISEQCLGLDEPDIPANTEHLQEEERKEKGDDRHSEEMGRVRSNGSQRQTESRCDQRGECGESEVEGTEREFKGGKRKDEHGELVKSEELRKDYLEEEREEDEENVEDTEGEEERGSEDVSDVERSVQVLDGHIELGTVQWKEARAKGKDRDMTLKQPFESACSLSSYNIQVTDEVMQRSAEALSRTGISRHCDTQETVRKMAAMKIEHRARLDTLKLLLDRGADPNAARVPMPVLFLAIMAADTEAVRKLLLCGARTDIHLPPEKKGLYPLHVAAALPGPAGPRITELLLHAITDPDVQACDQDEIYEPDRIFMKAAEMLNTSQHLKEGGRTALHVACQRESDYRNASKVVTILLSHRASTDLLWSGHSPLSLAIASGNDMAVEQLLNGGADPNIPLGWRVGSALCALANINYHLVGDKIKLLDTLAKAGADILMPVTVCDVVGTAVDYAHYSFKQDSYIANTPFHALSIREREIFKARRKLLSTMEDLLRQAAVQRGTGGISSNKPLPSSKSLQEETGDLRKAVLKFCYHCSRSASVSLTPCGRCHKVFYCSRTCKLNSWEERHKKECVRVSASAGCSQKSAALKPQRSTRPLSAILKSKTTPRPSTVKFKSERELKLLSTTEKDLESNVKLKENYSYN; encoded by the exons ATGAGTTGCTGCTGCACTCAGGTGGGCTCGAGTTATATTCAGACAGAAAACGCCCCGGTTAAAATGCTGTCGACTACCTGCACAGGTGCAGCGGCGGGTCGAGGAGGTGCGCAGCCGGTTACCACACCGGAGTCAGACACACAAGGCAACGGCCGCGGAGGTGCTCGGTTCGGGAAGGAGATATGTGAAGGGCTCGGTGTTCAGGAGTGGCCCGACGGCTCCAGGTATGAGGGAGAGTTTGTGAACGGCTTCAAACACGGCAAAGGACGGTACAGCTGGGCAAACGGAGAG tACTATGAGGGCTCTTTCTACAAAGACTACAGGCATGGAGATGGACTGTACTGCTGGCCCACAGGCCACAAGTTCAGTGGCAAGTTCTACCTCAACAGAAAGGAAGGATATGGTCAGCAAGTGTTTCCTGATGGAGCCACCTTTCAG GGCTTGTACCATGCTGACCAGAGGTTTGGTCCAGGTGTGCTCAAACATCCAGATGGGCGACAGGATGTGGGCCTGTGGCTCAGGGAGCGCCTGCTAAGGCTCTGTACCCCTTTGGAAGAGGGATTTAGCCTGAAGAACTTTCCTGAATATGCTGCCTGTGTGGATCCATCAGTCACTGAAAATTCCTTGACTCAG CCTCAGTTTCTCTCTAGTGGTCTACAGAAACAAACGAGGACAGACTCTGAG GTGGACGCAGACAGAGATCTGCTGCCAGATGAAACTTTCATCCTTCCGCCCGGCATGGAGAGTTACTCGACAGATGGCGACCACTTGCCGCTCCCCCCTGGCCGAAGAAGAGAGTTGGACCGACATTTTTATGGCGAGCTGTGGGAGCCAGACACGCATCCACACCAAGGCTATGAGAGGGACCCTCTGTCCACACTGCCATTACAGGCCCGCATGCAGGCTCACATACAGAAACACAG GCTGCAGGCTGAAAATGTGAGCTGGGACGTGGAGGCCATTCTCTCTATGAATAGGGAGGGTTTTGGTCCTAAAGGGCCTTTAGAAGTCAGTTCAGAACTGCTGATCCATCACTCCTCCAAAGGAGACCTGCGCACTGTATCACAGATCCTCCAGACTGGTTTGGTCCACCCTGATGTAGCAGATTCCCATGGACACACTGCTCTGATTGCTGCTACA GTAAACTGCCATAATGATGTGATCCATCTGTTGTTGGATATGGGTGCTGATATTGACAAGCTGAACTGTGAAGGCGTGTCTCCCCTGGCTGTGTGTCACGTCCTCTACTATCCTTTTCGGTCTCTGCACATGACTCAGGCTGAACCACCTGTCAAAACTCAA GTTTTGAGGTCTCCAAGTGGAAACGGTTCCCCGATTAGCGAAGTCGACCTCAGTGTGGACACATCGTTAATTAACAACCTCTCTGACCA GAGAGTAGAAAAACTAGCAGAATACATTTCACTTCACAGCAGTGAATCATCCAGTGACAGTGAACTAATCTCCGAGCAGTGCCTCGGCCTGGATGAACCCGATATTCCTGCAAACACTGAACACctacaggaggaggagagaaaagagaaaggagacGACAGACACTCTGAGGAGATGGGAAGAGTGAGGAGCAATGGGAGTCAAAGGCAGACAGAGAGCAGATGTGATCAGAGAGGGGAATGTGGAGAAAGTGAGGTGGAAGGTACAGAAAGAGAATTTAAAGGGGGGAAAAGGAAAGACGAACATGGTGAGCTAGTCAAGAGCGAAGAGTTAAGAAAAGATTACctggaagaggagagggaggaggatgaggaaaaTGTGGAAGATACAGAGggggaagaggagagaggaagtgaGGACGTGTCTGATGTAGAGCGCTCGGTTCAAGTGCTGGATGGCCACATTGAACTGGGCACTGTGCAGTGGAAGGAAGCTCGAGCTAAG GGCAAAGACAGAGATATGACCCTGAAACAGCCCTTTGAGTCTGCCTGTTCACTCAGCAGCTACAACATCCAAGTCACAGACGAAGTGATGCAGCGCTCAGCTGAAGCTCTGAGTCGCACGGGGATCTCTCGGCACTGTGACACGCAGGAGACCGTACGCAAAATGGCTGCCATGAAAATAGA GCACCGAGCTCGTTTGGACACCCTCAAACTGTTATTGGACCGTGGAGCTGATCCCAATGCAGCCAGGGTCCCCATGCCTGTCCTGTTTTTAGCCATTATGGCAGCTGACACCGAGGCTGTGCGgaaactgctgctgtgtggaGCTCGCACTGATATCCACCTTCCACCAGAG AAGAAAGGCCTGTATCCCCTGCATGTAGCTGCAGCACTGCCAGGTCCAGCAGGTCCCAGaatcacagagctgctgctgcacgcCATCACCGACCCAGACGTACAGGCGTGCGACCAGGACGAGATCTATGAACCagacagg ATTTTCATGAAGGCAGCTGAAATGCTGAACACCAGCCAACATCTCAAAGAAGGAGGCCGAACCGCCCTGCATGTGGCCTGCCAAAGAGAAAGTGACTACAGG AATGCCAGTAAAGTGGTCACCATCTTGCTCTCCCACAGAGCCAGCACAGACCTCCTCTGGAGTGGCCACTCACCTCTCTCCTTAGCTATAGCAAGTGGCAATGATATG GCGGTGGAGCAGCTGTTAAATGGAGGTGCGGATCCCAACATACCCCTGGGCTGGAGGGTGGGCAGCGCGCTTTGTGCCCTCGCCAACATCAACTACCATTTAGTTGGCGACAAAATTAAGCTG tTGGACACATTAGCTAAAGCTGGTGCTGACATCTTGATGCCAGTGACAGTGTGCGACGTTGTGGGAACTGCAGTCGATTATGCACACTACTCCTTCAAACAG GATTCATATATTGCTAACACGCCTTTCCATGCTCTGAGCATTCGGGAGAGAGAAATATTCAAAGCACGGCGAAAACTGCTGAGCACAATGGAAGATCTGCTGAGGCAGGCTGCTGTTCAGAGGGGAACTG GAGGCATTTCCTCTAACAAACCCCTTCCCAGTAGCAAAAGCCTACAAGAGGAAACAGGAGACCTCAg GAAAGCCGTGTTAAAGTTCTGCTATCACTGCAGTCGCTCTGCGTCCGTCAGTCTGACCCCGTGTGGGCGCTGCCACAAGGTCTTCTACTGCTCCAGGACCTGCAAACTCAACTCTTGGGAAGAAAGACACAAGAAAGAGTGTGTCAGGGTGTCAG CATCCGCTGGCTGCAGCCAGAAGAGTGCTGCGTTGAAACCACAAAGAAGCACCAGGCCCTTGTCTGCTATCTTGAAATCCAAGACAACCCCCAGACCCTCGACCGTCAAGTTCAAATCCGAAAGAGAACTAAAGCTCTTGAGCACGACAGAGAAAGACTTGGAGAGCAACGTCAAGCTGAAAGAAAACTACAGCTACAACTGA